The following proteins are encoded in a genomic region of Nocardioides sp. cx-173:
- a CDS encoding DUF6167 family protein produces MRRGLWFVAGAGAGVYAMVRGRRAAEALTADGLRDRVGAAVVGARMFRDEVAQGKADAESDLRERLGLTPHGTPELTGPAPHDSTTQITTQDKEGTS; encoded by the coding sequence ATGAGGCGCGGCCTCTGGTTCGTCGCGGGGGCCGGGGCCGGGGTCTACGCCATGGTGCGTGGGCGCCGCGCCGCCGAGGCCCTGACCGCCGACGGACTGCGCGACCGGGTCGGCGCCGCCGTCGTGGGCGCCCGGATGTTCCGCGACGAGGTCGCCCAGGGCAAGGCCGACGCGGAGTCGGACCTGCGCGAGCGACTCGGTCTCACCCCCCACGGGACCCCCGAGCTCACCGGCCCGGCACCGCACGACTCGACCACTCAGATCACCACCCAGGACAAGGAAGGCACCAGCTGA
- the alaS gene encoding alanine--tRNA ligase, with amino-acid sequence MDTAEIRRRFVAHFERNQTVGAHQAVASASLLLDDPNLLFVNAGMVPFKPYFLGQETPPYDRAVSVQKCVRTPDIEDVGKTTRHGTFFEMCGNFSFGDYFKEGAIELAWDLVTKSQADGGFGFDEGVLYPSVLDGDEEAVALWRRITGLPDDRIVRLPPAENYWSMGVPGPGGPCSEILIDRGPAYGAERDWDAGDRYLEFWNLVFMQDELSAVRSKSDFDISGTLPKKNIDTGMGLERVAYLLQGKDNMYEIDVMFPVIERAMALTGRTYGTSHEDDVRFRVVADHVRSSMMLIADGVTPGNEARGYVLRRLLRRAVRSMRLLGYEDPALPELLPISRDKMGETYTELHRDWDRIARVAYAEEEAFRKTLQAGTQIFDLAAGQVKASGATTLSGDRAFALHDTYGFPIDLTLEMASEAGLSVDEAGFRALMTEQRERAKADARAKKGQHADTTVYRGILDAHGPTEWLAYETDETESSALALLTGGAPATSLAQGEVGELVLDRTPFYAESGGQVADAGTIEFDGGRLEVLDVQRPVRGLVVHQVRVVDGEFTPGSLLHAKVDRDWRVGARQAHSGTHVVHAALRQVLGPSALQSGSYNRPGYLRLDFGWTSGLSPAQVHDIEQVSNEALRADLPVHWQYMTLPEAKEWGAIALFGETYDDQKVRVVEIGGPWSRELCGGTHVSHASQIGTIVVTGESSVGSGNRRIEAFTGVEGFAYLARERDVVDQLTGLLKTQPDDLVGRVSDLVERLRQAEKELERGRLAQLLAGAGQLAASATKVGDVNVVAQRADGAGGADVRTLALDVRSRMSPSEPGVVVIVGSTGSGADAKVAVVAAVNDEARARGLSANALVRAVGPLLGGRGGGKDDVAQGGGTDASRIDEALALVPVEVARS; translated from the coding sequence ATGGACACCGCGGAGATCCGCCGACGGTTCGTGGCTCACTTCGAGCGCAACCAGACCGTGGGGGCCCACCAGGCGGTGGCATCGGCGTCGCTCCTGCTCGACGACCCGAACCTGCTGTTCGTCAACGCCGGCATGGTGCCGTTCAAGCCGTACTTCCTCGGCCAGGAGACCCCGCCGTACGACCGCGCGGTCAGCGTCCAGAAGTGCGTGCGGACCCCGGACATCGAGGACGTCGGCAAGACCACGCGCCACGGCACCTTCTTCGAGATGTGCGGCAACTTCTCCTTCGGCGACTACTTCAAGGAGGGCGCCATCGAGCTCGCCTGGGACCTGGTCACCAAGTCCCAGGCCGACGGTGGCTTCGGCTTCGACGAGGGCGTGCTGTACCCCTCGGTGCTCGACGGCGACGAGGAGGCGGTGGCGCTGTGGAGGCGGATCACCGGCCTGCCCGACGACCGGATCGTGCGCCTGCCCCCCGCCGAGAACTACTGGAGCATGGGCGTGCCCGGGCCCGGCGGCCCGTGCAGCGAGATCCTCATCGACCGTGGCCCCGCCTACGGCGCGGAGCGCGACTGGGACGCCGGTGACCGCTACCTGGAGTTCTGGAACCTGGTCTTCATGCAGGACGAGCTCAGCGCCGTGCGCAGCAAGTCGGACTTCGACATCTCCGGCACCCTGCCGAAGAAGAACATCGACACCGGCATGGGCCTGGAGCGGGTCGCGTACCTGCTGCAGGGCAAGGACAACATGTACGAGATCGACGTCATGTTCCCGGTGATCGAGCGGGCCATGGCCCTGACCGGTCGCACCTACGGCACCAGCCACGAGGACGACGTCCGGTTCCGGGTCGTCGCCGACCATGTCCGCAGCTCGATGATGCTCATCGCCGACGGCGTCACGCCCGGCAACGAGGCGCGCGGCTACGTCCTGCGGCGACTGCTGCGCCGCGCCGTCCGGTCCATGCGCCTGCTCGGCTACGAGGACCCGGCGCTGCCCGAGCTGCTGCCGATCAGCCGGGACAAGATGGGGGAGACCTACACCGAGCTGCACCGGGACTGGGACCGCATCGCCCGCGTCGCGTACGCCGAGGAGGAGGCGTTCCGCAAGACGCTGCAGGCCGGCACCCAGATCTTCGACCTCGCCGCGGGTCAGGTGAAGGCCAGCGGCGCCACCACGCTGTCCGGAGACCGCGCCTTCGCGCTGCACGACACCTACGGGTTCCCGATCGACCTGACGCTGGAGATGGCCTCCGAGGCCGGGCTCAGCGTCGACGAGGCCGGCTTCCGCGCGCTCATGACCGAGCAGCGCGAGCGGGCCAAGGCCGACGCCCGTGCCAAGAAGGGCCAGCACGCGGACACGACGGTCTACCGCGGCATCCTCGACGCCCACGGCCCCACCGAGTGGCTCGCCTACGAGACCGACGAGACGGAGTCCAGCGCGCTGGCGCTGCTCACGGGCGGCGCTCCGGCCACCTCGCTGGCGCAGGGCGAGGTGGGCGAGCTCGTGCTCGACCGCACGCCGTTCTACGCCGAGTCCGGCGGTCAGGTCGCCGACGCGGGCACCATCGAGTTCGACGGCGGCCGGCTGGAGGTGCTCGACGTGCAGCGCCCGGTGCGCGGGCTCGTCGTTCACCAGGTGCGGGTCGTGGACGGGGAGTTCACCCCAGGCTCGCTGCTGCACGCCAAGGTCGACCGCGACTGGCGCGTCGGTGCGCGGCAGGCGCACTCGGGCACCCACGTCGTGCACGCCGCGCTGCGCCAGGTGCTCGGCCCCAGCGCGCTCCAGTCGGGCTCCTACAACCGTCCGGGCTACCTGCGGCTGGACTTCGGCTGGACCTCCGGTCTCTCGCCTGCGCAGGTTCATGACATCGAGCAGGTCTCCAACGAGGCGCTGCGCGCCGACCTGCCGGTGCACTGGCAGTACATGACCCTGCCCGAGGCCAAGGAGTGGGGCGCGATCGCCCTGTTCGGCGAGACCTACGACGACCAGAAGGTCCGCGTGGTCGAGATCGGCGGCCCCTGGTCGCGCGAGCTCTGCGGCGGCACCCACGTCTCGCACGCCTCGCAGATCGGCACCATCGTCGTCACCGGTGAGTCCTCGGTCGGCTCCGGCAACCGCCGCATCGAGGCCTTCACCGGCGTCGAGGGCTTCGCCTACCTCGCGCGTGAGCGCGACGTGGTCGACCAGCTGACCGGCCTGCTGAAGACCCAGCCCGACGACCTGGTGGGTCGCGTGAGCGACCTGGTCGAGCGCCTGCGCCAGGCCGAGAAGGAGCTGGAGCGGGGCCGGCTCGCCCAGCTGCTCGCCGGCGCCGGGCAGCTCGCGGCGTCCGCGACCAAGGTGGGCGACGTCAACGTCGTGGCGCAGCGCGCCGACGGTGCCGGCGGAGCGGACGTGCGCACGCTCGCCCTCGACGTCCGCAGCCGGATGAGCCCCTCGGAGCCCGGGGTCGTCGTGATCGTCGGCTCCACCGGCTCCGGGGCGGACGCCAAGGTCGCGGTCGTGGCCGCAGTCAACGACGAGGCCCGCGCGCGGGGGCTCTCGGCCAACGCGCTGGTGCGGGCCGTGGGGCCGCTGCTCGGCGGCCGGGGCGGCGGAAAGGACGACGTGGCCCAGGGCGGCGGCACCGATGCGTCGCGCATCGACGAGGCGCTGGCCCTGGTCCCGGTCGAGGTGGCTCGCAGCTGA
- the ruvX gene encoding Holliday junction resolvase RuvX — MRSGVRLGIDPGDARIGVARSDPSGFLATPVETVRRGKGDLRRIAQILAEEEAVEVVVGLPRSLSGGEGPAAAKVREFAARLARAVAPVPVRLCDERLTTVSAEAMLRDRGQKGRKRRAVVDQAAAVLILQHALDTERASGLAPGEIVEETHE; from the coding sequence ATGCGCTCCGGCGTACGGCTCGGCATCGACCCCGGGGACGCCCGGATCGGGGTGGCGCGCAGCGACCCCTCGGGCTTCCTGGCGACGCCGGTCGAGACGGTACGGCGCGGCAAGGGGGACCTGCGCCGGATCGCGCAGATCCTGGCCGAGGAGGAGGCCGTCGAGGTGGTCGTCGGCCTGCCCCGCTCGCTCTCCGGCGGGGAGGGCCCGGCGGCGGCCAAGGTGCGCGAGTTCGCGGCGCGGCTGGCCCGCGCGGTGGCGCCCGTCCCCGTGCGGCTGTGCGACGAGAGGCTGACCACCGTGTCGGCGGAGGCTATGCTGCGCGACCGTGGCCAGAAGGGCCGCAAACGGCGTGCCGTGGTGGACCAGGCGGCCGCCGTCCTGATCCTGCAGCACGCGCTCGACACCGAACGCGCCTCGGGGCTCGCACCGGGTGAGATCGTGGAGGAGACCCATGAGTGA
- the mltG gene encoding endolytic transglycosylase MltG, with amino-acid sequence MSEPMNQSAADRADDPDLDEGSFVDDVYEPRPGGRRRKRRGVSGCLPVLIVLAVLGGLLYVGVTQGVDFVKDQFGEAEDYPGPGSGQVSFEVSSGDTATDIGRNLKDQGVVASVDAFVSAANGEPKAGGIQVGFYSLKKEMAAEDALAILIEPGNLVTNAITIPEGLRVVDIVDILAEKTDFKRGAFEKALAQPGKLGLPGYAEGNPEGYLFPSTYSFGPKDTPASMLKAMVDRWKQAAEDANLEAAAAELDLTPHELMTVASLVEAEGRGDDMPKIARVIYNRLADPSGPTVGKLQIDATVNYALDRSLVAIPTSEDLKVDSPYNTYEVVGLPPGPIEAPGDAAIQAASKPADGDWLFYVTVDLETGETKFTESYDEFLAYKQQLRDYCANESDRC; translated from the coding sequence ATGAGTGAGCCGATGAACCAGTCCGCGGCCGACCGGGCCGACGACCCCGACCTCGACGAGGGCTCCTTCGTGGACGACGTCTACGAGCCCCGGCCGGGCGGCCGGCGCCGCAAGCGACGCGGGGTCTCGGGCTGCCTGCCCGTGCTGATCGTCCTGGCCGTGCTCGGCGGTCTGCTCTACGTCGGAGTCACCCAGGGCGTGGACTTCGTCAAGGACCAGTTCGGCGAGGCCGAGGACTACCCCGGCCCGGGCTCCGGGCAGGTGAGCTTCGAGGTCAGCTCCGGCGACACCGCGACCGACATCGGCCGCAACCTCAAGGACCAGGGCGTCGTGGCGTCCGTGGACGCGTTCGTCAGCGCGGCCAACGGCGAGCCCAAGGCGGGCGGGATCCAGGTGGGCTTCTACTCGCTGAAGAAGGAGATGGCCGCCGAGGACGCGCTCGCGATCCTGATCGAGCCCGGCAACCTGGTCACCAATGCCATCACCATCCCCGAGGGCCTGCGAGTCGTCGACATCGTCGACATCCTCGCGGAGAAGACCGACTTCAAGCGCGGGGCGTTCGAGAAGGCGCTGGCCCAGCCGGGCAAGCTCGGCCTGCCCGGCTACGCCGAGGGCAACCCGGAGGGCTACCTCTTCCCCTCGACGTACTCCTTCGGTCCCAAGGACACCCCGGCGTCCATGCTCAAGGCCATGGTCGACCGCTGGAAGCAGGCTGCCGAGGACGCGAACCTCGAGGCCGCCGCTGCGGAGTTGGACCTGACCCCCCACGAGCTCATGACCGTGGCCAGCCTGGTTGAGGCCGAGGGCCGCGGCGACGACATGCCCAAGATCGCGCGCGTGATCTACAACCGGCTGGCCGACCCGAGCGGGCCGACGGTCGGCAAGCTGCAGATCGACGCGACGGTCAACTACGCCCTGGACCGCTCGCTCGTGGCCATCCCGACGTCGGAGGACCTGAAGGTCGACTCGCCGTACAACACCTACGAGGTGGTCGGCCTGCCGCCGGGGCCGATCGAGGCGCCCGGCGACGCGGCGATCCAGGCGGCCAGCAAGCCCGCCGACGGAGACTGGCTGTTCTACGTCACGGTCGACCTGGAGACCGGCGAGACCAAGTTCACCGAGAGCTACGACGAGTTCCTCGCCTACAAGCAGCAGCTGCGCGACTACTGCGCCAACGAGTCCGACCGCTGCTGA
- a CDS encoding shikimate dehydrogenase, with translation MRCAVLGDPIAHSLSPVLHRAGYEALGLDWTYDAVRVGLGELAAQLRPEAGWRGLSLTMPLKREAMGLADEVTERARLVGAANTLVLGDGRISADNTDLPGAVAAVRERYDGPVRAGTVLGGGATAASTGLALCELGAGTVTVLARSPERAQETLDAIGRHPTAPEVRVGSLDDVPTGDVLVSTIPAGAQTPELVGRAAGIPVLFEVLYDPWPTPLAASAGSRPLVGGLDLLVHQAAVQFELFTGRPAPLDAMRAAGERELAQRSSA, from the coding sequence ATGAGGTGTGCCGTCCTGGGCGACCCGATCGCCCACTCGCTGTCGCCGGTGCTGCACCGGGCCGGCTACGAGGCGCTGGGTCTCGACTGGACCTACGACGCGGTGCGGGTGGGGCTCGGCGAGCTCGCGGCGCAGCTGCGCCCGGAGGCGGGCTGGCGCGGGCTCTCGCTGACGATGCCGCTCAAGCGGGAGGCCATGGGACTGGCCGACGAGGTCACCGAGCGGGCGCGGCTGGTCGGTGCCGCCAACACGTTGGTGCTCGGTGACGGCCGGATCTCGGCGGACAACACCGACCTGCCCGGCGCCGTGGCCGCCGTCCGGGAGCGGTACGACGGTCCGGTACGGGCCGGCACCGTGCTCGGCGGCGGCGCGACGGCCGCGTCCACGGGCCTGGCCCTGTGTGAGCTGGGAGCCGGCACGGTGACGGTGCTCGCCCGGTCGCCGGAGCGGGCGCAGGAGACGCTCGACGCGATCGGCAGGCACCCGACCGCCCCCGAGGTGCGGGTCGGCTCGCTCGACGACGTACCGACCGGCGACGTGCTGGTCTCGACCATCCCCGCCGGGGCCCAGACGCCAGAGCTCGTGGGGCGAGCCGCGGGGATCCCGGTGTTGTTCGAGGTGCTCTACGACCCGTGGCCGACCCCGCTCGCGGCCAGCGCCGGGTCGCGACCGCTGGTCGGCGGCCTCGACCTGCTCGTGCACCAGGCGGCCGTGCAGTTCGAGCTCTTCACCGGACGGCCGGCCCCGCTCGACGCGATGCGCGCCGCGGGAGAGCGGGAGCTGGCCCAGCGGTCCAGCGCGTGA
- a CDS encoding prepilin peptidase: MSEVPAGLLLAMAACGVLGLLVPELVRRVPEPAVADDAAPKETYAAIGDRPGLAGRAALASAVAGAVIGAAVGAQWPLLYLVPLVPIGVALAVIDWRTRLLPTRVIAPAYVLTVALVAVATAVTGDVDDLARAGWGWAISGGSFLLLWFVHPRGLGYGDVRLSGVLGIALGYLGWGELVVGMYAGFLLGGVGGGLLALLRVVERRAFPFGPFMLVGALVGVAVGDRVLRSLVGG, encoded by the coding sequence GTGAGCGAGGTCCCCGCGGGCCTGCTCCTGGCGATGGCCGCCTGCGGTGTCCTCGGGCTGCTCGTGCCGGAGCTGGTGCGCCGGGTGCCCGAGCCGGCCGTCGCCGACGACGCAGCGCCCAAGGAGACCTACGCGGCCATCGGGGACCGCCCCGGCCTGGCCGGCAGGGCCGCGCTCGCCTCCGCCGTCGCCGGCGCGGTGATCGGGGCAGCGGTGGGCGCGCAGTGGCCGCTGCTCTACCTGGTGCCGCTGGTCCCGATCGGCGTCGCGCTGGCGGTCATCGACTGGCGCACGCGGCTGCTGCCCACGCGGGTGATCGCGCCGGCGTACGTCCTCACCGTCGCGCTCGTGGCGGTGGCCACCGCCGTCACCGGGGACGTCGACGACCTGGCGCGGGCCGGCTGGGGGTGGGCCATCAGCGGCGGCTCGTTCCTGCTGCTGTGGTTCGTGCACCCGCGCGGGCTCGGCTACGGGGACGTGCGGCTCTCGGGCGTCCTCGGGATCGCGCTGGGCTACCTGGGCTGGGGCGAGCTGGTCGTCGGGATGTACGCCGGCTTCCTGCTCGGCGGGGTCGGCGGGGGTCTGCTGGCGCTGCTGCGGGTCGTGGAGCGCCGCGCCTTCCCGTTCGGGCCGTTCATGCTCGTGGGCGCCCTCGTCGGCGTCGCCGTGGGCGACCGGGTGCTCCGCAGTCTCGTCGGGGGGTGA
- the aroC gene encoding chorismate synthase, whose product MLRWLTAGESHGPSLVAILEGLPAHVRVTSDDIADSLARRRLGYGRGARMKFEQDQVTLTGGVRHGLTQGGPVALQVGNTEWPKWEKVMSADPVDPVELEAMARNAPLTRPRPGHADLAGMQKYDFDDARPILERASARETAARVALGRVASNFLEQATGARIVSHVIELGGVRAPDGLWPEADDVARLDEDPVRCLDPETSAGMVAAIDQAHKDGDTLGGVVEVVVHGLPPGLGSHVHWDRRLDSRLAGALMGIQAIKGVEVGDGFALAATPGSLAHDEIVPTEEGIRRTSGRSGGTEGGMTTGEVLRVRAAMKPIATVPRALRTVDVATGEASVAHHQRSDVCAVPAAGIVAEAMVALVLADAVVEKFGGDSVQETRRNVASYLETLRFR is encoded by the coding sequence ATGCTGCGTTGGCTCACCGCGGGCGAGTCCCACGGCCCCTCCCTGGTCGCGATCCTCGAGGGGCTGCCCGCCCATGTCCGGGTGACCTCCGACGACATCGCCGACTCCCTGGCCCGGCGACGCCTCGGCTACGGCCGCGGCGCTCGGATGAAGTTCGAGCAGGACCAGGTCACGCTCACCGGAGGGGTGCGCCACGGGCTCACCCAGGGCGGTCCGGTCGCCCTGCAGGTGGGCAACACCGAGTGGCCCAAGTGGGAGAAGGTCATGTCCGCCGACCCGGTGGACCCCGTCGAGCTCGAGGCCATGGCCCGCAACGCCCCGCTGACCCGGCCCCGCCCGGGCCACGCCGACCTGGCCGGCATGCAGAAGTACGACTTCGACGACGCCCGCCCGATCCTGGAGCGGGCCTCCGCCCGCGAGACCGCGGCGCGCGTGGCGCTCGGTCGGGTCGCGAGCAACTTCCTCGAGCAGGCCACCGGAGCCCGCATCGTCTCGCACGTCATCGAGCTCGGCGGTGTCCGCGCTCCCGACGGGTTGTGGCCCGAGGCCGACGACGTGGCGCGCCTCGACGAGGACCCGGTGCGCTGCCTGGACCCCGAGACGTCCGCCGGCATGGTGGCCGCCATCGACCAGGCCCACAAGGACGGCGACACGCTCGGCGGGGTCGTCGAGGTCGTCGTGCACGGGCTGCCGCCGGGCCTCGGCTCGCACGTCCACTGGGACCGCCGTCTCGACTCCCGCCTGGCCGGGGCGCTCATGGGGATCCAGGCGATCAAGGGCGTCGAGGTCGGGGACGGCTTCGCGCTCGCGGCCACGCCGGGCTCGCTGGCCCACGACGAGATCGTGCCGACCGAGGAGGGCATCCGGCGTACGTCGGGCCGCTCCGGTGGCACCGAGGGCGGCATGACCACCGGCGAGGTGCTGCGCGTGCGCGCGGCGATGAAGCCGATCGCCACCGTGCCGCGTGCGCTGCGCACCGTCGACGTCGCGACCGGGGAGGCGTCCGTGGCGCACCACCAGCGCTCCGACGTGTGCGCGGTCCCCGCCGCGGGGATCGTCGCGGAGGCCATGGTGGCGCTGGTGCTGGCCGACGCCGTCGTGGAGAAGTTCGGCGGCGACTCGGTGCAGGAGACCCGCCGCAACGTCGCGAGCTACCTCGAGACGCTGAGGTTCCGGTGA
- a CDS encoding shikimate kinase → MSVVLVGPMGSGKSTVAPLLAEALGVTVRDVDSEIEAREGRSISDIFVDSGEDHFRELERAAVREVLAEHDGVVSLGGGAVLDPETRELLVDHRVVFLRVGLAEAVKRVGLGTGRPLLLGNVRSRIKALLDERAPVYAAVADLTVDTDERTPEDIVAEIEKALP, encoded by the coding sequence GTGAGCGTCGTCCTGGTCGGGCCCATGGGGTCGGGCAAGTCGACTGTCGCGCCCCTGCTCGCCGAGGCGCTCGGGGTGACCGTCCGCGACGTCGACTCCGAGATCGAGGCCCGCGAAGGGCGCTCGATCTCCGACATCTTCGTCGACTCCGGCGAGGATCACTTCCGTGAGCTCGAGCGGGCCGCCGTCCGCGAGGTGCTGGCCGAGCACGACGGGGTCGTGTCGCTCGGCGGGGGAGCGGTGCTCGACCCCGAGACCCGCGAGCTCCTGGTCGACCACCGGGTCGTCTTCCTGCGGGTCGGGCTGGCCGAGGCCGTCAAACGTGTGGGCCTGGGCACCGGACGCCCGCTGCTGCTCGGCAACGTCCGCTCGCGGATCAAGGCGCTGCTCGACGAGCGCGCGCCGGTCTACGCCGCCGTCGCCGACCTCACCGTCGACACCGATGAGCGCACTCCCGAGGACATCGTCGCCGAGATCGAGAAGGCCCTGCCATGA
- the aroB gene encoding 3-dehydroquinate synthase: protein MSATTSDRVLHVGGASPYDVVVGADLAGRLPAILGEEVQRVALLCAGELVEHAQPVLDALREEYDVLVLGLPEGERAKTASVANDCWEALGEAGFTRSDAVVTFGGGATTDLGGFVAASWLRGVRVVHVPTTLLAMVDAAVGGKTGINTGAGKNLVGAFHEPAGVLCDLRLLESLPREELVAGLGEVVKCGFIADPEILRLVETTDPAALTPGSEVLRELVERAIAVKIDIVVADLRETGGTEGHPGREALNYGHTLAHGIERAEDYAIRHGEAVAIGCVYVAELARAAGILAPEVADRHHTAFARVGLPTTYGGGDFDELLATMAVDKKARGSQLRFVVLEDIGRPVVLAGPSEQDLRAAYDVVTGGRS from the coding sequence ATGAGCGCCACCACCAGCGACCGCGTCCTCCACGTCGGCGGCGCCTCGCCGTACGACGTCGTGGTCGGCGCGGACCTCGCCGGACGGCTCCCCGCCATCCTGGGCGAGGAGGTGCAGCGGGTCGCCCTGCTCTGCGCCGGGGAGCTCGTCGAGCACGCGCAGCCGGTGCTCGACGCGCTGCGCGAGGAGTACGACGTGCTCGTGCTCGGCCTGCCGGAGGGGGAGCGCGCCAAGACCGCCTCGGTCGCCAACGACTGCTGGGAGGCGCTCGGCGAGGCCGGCTTCACCCGCTCGGACGCGGTGGTCACCTTCGGCGGCGGCGCCACGACCGACCTCGGCGGCTTCGTGGCCGCGAGCTGGCTGCGCGGAGTCCGCGTCGTCCACGTGCCCACCACGCTCCTGGCAATGGTCGACGCCGCCGTCGGCGGCAAGACCGGCATCAACACCGGCGCCGGCAAGAACCTCGTCGGTGCGTTCCACGAACCCGCCGGCGTCCTGTGCGACCTGCGGCTCCTGGAGTCGCTGCCGCGCGAGGAGCTCGTCGCCGGGCTGGGTGAGGTGGTCAAGTGCGGCTTCATCGCCGACCCCGAGATCCTGCGGCTGGTGGAGACGACCGATCCGGCGGCGCTGACGCCCGGCTCCGAGGTGCTGCGCGAGCTGGTCGAGCGGGCGATCGCGGTGAAGATCGACATCGTCGTCGCCGACCTGCGCGAGACCGGCGGGACCGAAGGCCACCCGGGGCGCGAGGCGCTCAACTACGGGCACACCCTCGCCCACGGCATCGAGCGCGCCGAGGACTACGCCATCCGGCACGGCGAGGCGGTCGCGATCGGCTGCGTCTACGTCGCCGAGCTCGCCCGCGCCGCGGGGATCCTGGCCCCCGAGGTCGCCGACCGCCACCACACCGCCTTCGCACGGGTCGGGCTGCCGACGACCTACGGTGGCGGCGACTTCGACGAGCTCCTGGCCACCATGGCGGTCGACAAGAAGGCGCGCGGCTCGCAGCTGCGGTTCGTCGTGCTCGAGGACATCGGGAGGCCGGTCGTCCTGGCCGGCCCCTCGGAGCAGGACCTGCGCGCGGCCTACGACGTGGTCACCGGCGGCCGGTCGTGA
- a CDS encoding type II 3-dehydroquinate dehydratase, translated as MRTLVLNGPNLGRLGRRQPEIYGTTTHAQLAEQCLAWGAALGLEVEVRQTNHEGVMLDWLNTAADDGDAVVLNAAAWTHYSYALLDACAQLTAPLVEVHISDPLQRPEEFRHTSVVTPYAVEVIAGHGIDGYRLALEVVARG; from the coding sequence GTGAGGACGCTGGTGCTCAACGGCCCCAACCTGGGACGGCTGGGACGGCGCCAGCCCGAGATCTACGGCACCACCACGCACGCCCAGCTGGCCGAGCAGTGCCTGGCCTGGGGTGCGGCGCTGGGCCTCGAGGTCGAGGTCCGCCAGACCAACCACGAGGGCGTGATGCTCGACTGGCTCAACACCGCGGCCGACGACGGGGACGCCGTCGTCCTCAACGCCGCCGCGTGGACGCACTACTCCTACGCGCTCCTCGACGCGTGCGCCCAGCTCACCGCGCCGCTCGTCGAGGTGCACATCTCCGACCCGCTTCAGCGCCCGGAGGAGTTCCGGCACACCTCCGTGGTGACTCCCTACGCGGTGGAGGTCATCGCGGGGCACGGCATCGACGGCTATCGCCTCGCGCTCGAGGTCGTCGCGCGGGGCTGA
- the efp gene encoding elongation factor P: MASTNDLKNGMVLNIDGQLWAVVDFQHVKPGKGPAFVRTKLRNVESGKNVDKTFNAGTKVETATVDRRTMQYLYNDGTSFVFMDTGTYDQIEVPPEVLGDGANFLLENQEAIVATNEGRVLFVELPASVELVITFTEPGLAGDSATGRTKPATLETGHEIQVPLFINQGEKVKVDTRDSSYLGRVKS, translated from the coding sequence ATGGCATCGACCAACGACCTCAAGAACGGCATGGTGCTCAACATCGACGGTCAGCTCTGGGCTGTCGTCGACTTCCAGCACGTGAAGCCGGGCAAGGGCCCCGCGTTCGTGCGGACCAAGCTCCGCAACGTCGAGTCGGGCAAGAACGTCGACAAGACCTTCAACGCCGGCACCAAGGTCGAGACCGCCACGGTCGACCGCCGCACGATGCAGTACCTCTACAACGACGGCACGTCGTTCGTGTTCATGGACACCGGCACCTACGACCAGATCGAGGTCCCGCCCGAGGTGCTGGGCGACGGCGCCAACTTCCTCCTGGAGAACCAGGAGGCCATCGTGGCGACCAACGAGGGCCGGGTGCTCTTCGTCGAGCTGCCCGCGTCGGTGGAGCTGGTCATCACGTTCACCGAGCCCGGCCTCGCCGGCGACAGCGCGACCGGCCGCACCAAGCCCGCGACGCTCGAGACCGGCCACGAGATCCAGGTCCCGCTCTTCATCAACCAGGGCGAGAAGGTCAAGGTCGACACCCGCGACTCGTCGTACCTGGGTCGCGTCAAGTCCTGA
- the nusB gene encoding transcription antitermination factor NusB, whose product MGARSKARKRALDLLYASEMRGESPTEALDRAIADGEGPTNDYTATLVRGVVAHQSEIDELLATYSEAWTLDRMPAVDRNVLRLGVWEMLYAEDVPDTVAVSEAMALVRELSTDESPPFVNGILGAIQRSRSA is encoded by the coding sequence ATGGGGGCCCGGTCCAAGGCCCGCAAGCGCGCTCTCGACCTGCTGTACGCCTCGGAGATGCGCGGGGAGTCGCCCACCGAGGCGCTCGACCGCGCCATCGCCGACGGCGAAGGCCCGACCAACGACTACACCGCCACCCTGGTGCGCGGCGTGGTGGCGCACCAGAGCGAGATCGACGAGCTGCTGGCGACCTACTCGGAGGCCTGGACGCTAGACCGGATGCCGGCCGTCGACCGCAACGTCCTGCGGCTGGGAGTCTGGGAGATGCTGTACGCCGAGGACGTGCCCGACACCGTCGCGGTCTCCGAGGCGATGGCGCTGGTCCGTGAGCTCTCGACCGACGAGTCGCCGCCGTTCGTCAACGGGATCCTGGGCGCTATTCAACGCAGCCGCTCGGCCTGA